DNA sequence from the Pseudoduganella plicata genome:
GGCGGGCTGTCGCAAAATGCCGTGATTCCGATGAATCTGGTCGGTCGCAAAGGTGGCACTGGCGCGCAGCCGGCGACGATCGACTTCGTCCGCACGGGCTCCTGGTCCGGCAAATCCATCAAGGAAGCGGCGCGCTACGCCAACGTCAACGTGGCCGCCTCGGCCGAGGCGAACGGTTTTACGTTCGTGCCCCCTCGGTCGGAATGGAAGCTCACGCCCGATGCGGCCTATCTGCACCTGTGCACCAACGAGACCATCGACGGCGTCGAGATCGACTTCGTGCCCGACGTCCCGGCCGGCGTGCCGGTTGTTGCGGACATGTCGTCGCACATCCTGTCGCGCCAGGTGGACGTGTCGAAGTACGGCCTGATCTTCGGCGGCGCGCAGAAAAATATCGGCCCGGCCGGTGTCACCGTCGTCATCGTGCGCGATGACCTGATCGGGCACGCGCTGCCGATCTGCCCGTCCGCCCTCGACTTCAAAAACGTGGCCGACAACGAATCCATGTACAACACGCCGCCCACCTACGGCATCTATATCGCCGGGCTTGTGTTCCGCTGGCTGAAGGAGCAGGGCGGAATCGCGGCAATGGAACGCAAGAATATTGAAAAGGCCCGGCTGCTGTACGCCGCACTGGACGCCGACGACTTCTACCAGAACAGAGTCGCGCCAGCCTGCCGTTCGCGCATGAACGTACCGTTCTACCTGCGCGACGAATCGAAGAACGAAGCATTCCTGGCCGGCGCCAAAGCGCGTGGCCTGCTGCAGCTGAAGGGCCACAAGTCCGTCGGCGGCATGCGTGCATCCATCTACAATGCGATGCCGATCGAAGGCGTACAGGCGCTGGTTGATTACCTGAACGAATTCGCTAACCGGTAGTCCCTCGGCGCGATGTCGCCGGGGAGCGGAGCAGGGGTTTCGAAGAGCGCCGCTCTTCGCCTGCGCAGCGGCGATGGCATACTTGCCATCGCCATGTCCCCGACGTTGACGAAGCGCCGCCACGACCGGCACCGAGATCACAAGCCAACCATGACAGACAAACTGAAACCCCTGCGCGAAAAGATCGACACGATCGACGCGCAGATCCTCGCGCTGCTGAACCAGCGCGCCGCCGTGGCCCAGGAAGTGGGCCACGTCAAGGCCGAAACCAACGCGCCCGTGTTCCGTCCCGAGCGCGAAGCGCAGGTGCTGCGCGGCGTGGCCGACCGCAACCCCGGCCCGCTGGGCAATCTTGAGGTGCAGACGATCTTCCGCGAGATCATGTCGGCATGCCGCGCGCTGGAAAAGCGCGTCACCGTCGCCTATCTCGGGCCTGTCGGCACGTTCTCCGAGCAAGCCGTCTATCAGCAGTTCGGCCGCGCCGTCGAAGGCCTGCCGTGCGCGTCGATCGACGAGGTGTTCCGCGCCACCGAAGCGGGTACCGCCGAATTCGGCGTCGTCCCCGTCGAGAATTCGTCCGAGGGGGCGATCAACCGCACGCTCGACCTGATGCTGCAGACGCCGCTGATCATCAGCGGCGAGGTGGCCATCGCCGTGCACCACAGCCTGATGTCGAAGACGGGTGCGATGGATGGCGTCACCGTCATCTGCGCCCATTCGCAGGCGCTGGCGCAATGCCAGGTGTGGCTGAACCAGAACTATCCGCACGTCGAACGCCGCGCGGTCGCCTCGAACGCCGAGGCGGCGCGCATGGCAAGCGTGGACCCGACGATTGCGGCGATCGCCAGCGAGATCGCCGGCATGCAGTACAGCCTTGGTGTCGTCAAGGGCCACATCCAGGACGACCCGCACAACCGTACCCGCTTTGCCATCATCGGCAAGCTGCAGCCGGGGCCTTCCGGCAGCGATCACACGTCGCTCGTACTGGCCGTGCCGAACAAGGCCGGCGCCGTCTACCAGCTGCTGGCGCCCCTGGCGAAACACGGTGTGTCGATGACGCGCTTCGAGTCGCGCCCGGCACGGGTGGGCACGTGGGAGTATTATTTTTATGTCGACATCGAAGGCCACGTACAGAACCCGTCCGTGACGCAGGCGTTGGACGAACTCCGGCACAACGCCGCCTTTTTCAAAGTGCTGGGCTCCTACCCGACCAGCCTGACCTGACTTACAAGAGAGAGAAGCGAGAGAGAATCCATGTCCAAGCAATTCGGTCCAGAATACGTTCGTGCCATCGCCCCCTACCAGGCCGGCAAGCCCATTTCCGAAGTCGCCCGCGAGTTCGGTCTCGACGAGGCATCCATCGTCAAGCTGGCCTCCAACGAGAACCCGTTCGGCGTGCCCGAGTCGGCACAGCAGGCGATGACGAAGGCCGCCGCGGAGCTGGGCCGCTATCCGGACGCCAACGGCTTCGAGCTGAAGCAGGCGCTGTCGAAGCGCTACGACGTGCCGATGGAGTGGATCACGCTGGGCAACGGCTCCAACGACATCCTGGAAATCGCCGCGCACGCGTTCGTCGAGCGCGAGCAGGCCATCGTCTATTCGCAGTATTCGTTTGCCGTCTACGCGCTGGCCACGCAGGGTGTCGGCGCGCGCCATATCGTCGTGCCGGCCAAGGATTACGGTCACGACCTCGATGCGATGGCCGCGGCCATCGACGCCGACACGCGCCTCGTGTTTATCGCCAACCCGAACAACCCGACCGGCACCTTCGTGCCCGGCCCGGAGATCGAAGCGTTCCTGAAGAA
Encoded proteins:
- the serC gene encoding 3-phosphoserine/phosphohydroxythreonine transaminase, with amino-acid sequence MTTIYNFSAGPAVLPKEVLRQAAAEMLDWQGSGMSVMEMSHRGPEFISIYRAAERDLRELLAVPDNYRILFMQGGGLSQNAVIPMNLVGRKGGTGAQPATIDFVRTGSWSGKSIKEAARYANVNVAASAEANGFTFVPPRSEWKLTPDAAYLHLCTNETIDGVEIDFVPDVPAGVPVVADMSSHILSRQVDVSKYGLIFGGAQKNIGPAGVTVVIVRDDLIGHALPICPSALDFKNVADNESMYNTPPTYGIYIAGLVFRWLKEQGGIAAMERKNIEKARLLYAALDADDFYQNRVAPACRSRMNVPFYLRDESKNEAFLAGAKARGLLQLKGHKSVGGMRASIYNAMPIEGVQALVDYLNEFANR
- the pheA gene encoding prephenate dehydratase, whose product is MTDKLKPLREKIDTIDAQILALLNQRAAVAQEVGHVKAETNAPVFRPEREAQVLRGVADRNPGPLGNLEVQTIFREIMSACRALEKRVTVAYLGPVGTFSEQAVYQQFGRAVEGLPCASIDEVFRATEAGTAEFGVVPVENSSEGAINRTLDLMLQTPLIISGEVAIAVHHSLMSKTGAMDGVTVICAHSQALAQCQVWLNQNYPHVERRAVASNAEAARMASVDPTIAAIASEIAGMQYSLGVVKGHIQDDPHNRTRFAIIGKLQPGPSGSDHTSLVLAVPNKAGAVYQLLAPLAKHGVSMTRFESRPARVGTWEYYFYVDIEGHVQNPSVTQALDELRHNAAFFKVLGSYPTSLT